One Aciduliprofundum boonei T469 genomic region harbors:
- a CDS encoding glutamate--tRNA ligase, translated as MRDIILKYALQNAILHGGKANYKAVMGKIMAENPSLRSRAKELIEEVKKIVEEINSLSLEEQKKELEEIAPELLERKKKEERKELEDLPDVQGEVRMRLAPSPSGPMHLGQSRMAILNDEYVKRYGGVLFLRIEDTNPHNILPEAYDMIPEDLEWLGVKVHHIVIQSDRFEIYYDYAKKLLEMGKAYITTVPAEEWRKLKSEGKPTKDRELPPEEQLERWEKMLAGEYDEGEAVYVVKTDLQHPNPAIRDWAAFRIIKDVEHPRLGNKYIVYPLMNFSVAVDDHELQLTHVLRGKDHLNNTYRQMYLYDYFGWKKPVYIHYGWVTMKDTILKTSLIKEGIRKGEYMGWDDPRLGTLRALAKRGIQPEAIRKYWVQVGLKEVDIEFSWDTLYAYNRELVDSKAKRYFFVWNPKEVEIRGVEKIEGKAPLHPNIDMGFREYKLSSPIKILVTMDDWKGIENGEVFRLKDLCNVVKREEHLEYAGNDLSIVKRGAKIVHWVPEDSLPCKVYMPDGKSLEGYAEKYVENSINEIVQFERFGFTKIYKEGELVGYFAHR; from the coding sequence TTGCGAGACATCATTCTCAAGTACGCGCTGCAAAATGCAATTTTGCACGGGGGTAAGGCGAATTATAAGGCAGTTATGGGTAAGATTATGGCCGAAAATCCTTCTCTGCGCTCTCGTGCCAAGGAGCTAATAGAAGAGGTTAAAAAAATAGTGGAGGAGATAAATTCTTTGAGTTTGGAGGAGCAGAAAAAAGAGCTTGAGGAAATAGCTCCCGAGCTCTTGGAAAGGAAGAAGAAGGAGGAGAGAAAGGAGCTGGAAGATCTGCCCGATGTGCAGGGCGAGGTAAGAATGCGCCTTGCTCCAAGTCCTTCGGGCCCAATGCATTTGGGCCAATCAAGAATGGCTATTCTGAACGATGAGTATGTGAAAAGGTATGGTGGCGTTCTATTTCTGAGAATCGAGGATACAAATCCTCACAATATATTGCCTGAGGCATATGATATGATTCCAGAGGATTTAGAATGGCTGGGTGTGAAGGTTCATCATATCGTTATCCAGAGCGATAGATTTGAAATCTATTATGATTATGCCAAAAAATTGCTTGAGATGGGCAAGGCATATATCACCACGGTGCCAGCGGAGGAATGGAGGAAATTGAAGAGCGAGGGTAAGCCAACTAAAGATAGAGAATTGCCTCCTGAGGAGCAGTTGGAGAGATGGGAGAAGATGCTTGCAGGCGAATACGATGAGGGAGAAGCGGTTTATGTGGTAAAAACTGATCTGCAGCATCCGAATCCTGCCATAAGGGACTGGGCCGCTTTTCGAATTATAAAGGATGTTGAGCATCCTCGCTTGGGAAATAAGTACATAGTTTATCCACTTATGAACTTCTCCGTAGCTGTGGATGATCACGAATTGCAATTGACGCATGTGCTCCGTGGCAAAGACCATCTCAACAACACTTACAGGCAGATGTACTTGTATGATTATTTTGGCTGGAAAAAGCCCGTTTACATTCACTATGGCTGGGTAACTATGAAAGATACAATACTAAAGACCTCGCTCATAAAGGAGGGCATAAGGAAGGGCGAATACATGGGATGGGATGACCCGCGTCTTGGCACATTAAGAGCATTGGCTAAGAGAGGCATACAGCCTGAGGCAATAAGAAAATACTGGGTTCAAGTGGGGTTAAAGGAAGTGGACATTGAATTCTCTTGGGATACTTTGTATGCTTATAACCGTGAGCTTGTGGATTCTAAGGCAAAGAGATACTTTTTTGTTTGGAATCCAAAGGAAGTAGAGATAAGGGGTGTGGAGAAAATAGAAGGAAAGGCGCCGTTGCACCCCAACATAGATATGGGATTCAGAGAATACAAGCTTTCCTCACCAATAAAAATTCTCGTGACAATGGATGATTGGAAAGGGATAGAAAATGGTGAGGTATTTCGTCTCAAAGATTTGTGCAATGTGGTGAAGAGAGAAGAGCATTTAGAGTATGCAGGCAATGATTTGAGTATTGTCAAGAGAGGTGCAAAGATTGTGCATTGGGTACCAGAGGATTCCCTGCCTTGCAAGGTTTACATGCCTGATGGCAAGAGTTTGGAGGGATATGCGGAGAAATATGTGGAAAACAGTATAAACGAGATTGTGCAGTTTGAAAGATTCGGATTTACAAAAATATACAAAGAGGGAGAGCTGGTGGGTTATTTTGCCCACAGATAA
- a CDS encoding tyrosine-type recombinase/integrase: protein MPFDNKNITPKGRYELIGKLIEEIKLRKYSYRTGKAYIYVVKNYLRSELTPREFLLKYYSDKSKSTIRQAYFALKFFYRNVLHERFNEEIPLAKKKEKLPVVLSRDEVKRMIYGTHNIKHRLVLMFLYYAGMRLQEVRNIRWEDVEFEREIIHIKVAKGDKERVVFLHPNLKNTLEIYGRKSKGYVFMSQRGKKYSPKSIQLIVKNAARRAKINKNVTPHTLRHSFATHLLEGGADIRYIQQLLGHKHLKTTQIYTHVANKDIKKLAQLI, encoded by the coding sequence ATGCCATTTGATAATAAAAACATTACCCCGAAAGGGCGATACGAGTTGATCGGTAAGCTTATAGAGGAGATAAAGCTCCGCAAATACTCATATCGGACAGGAAAAGCATACATTTATGTTGTTAAAAACTATCTTCGCTCCGAACTCACGCCGAGAGAGTTTCTTCTTAAGTATTATTCAGATAAGAGCAAATCCACAATTAGACAGGCATATTTCGCATTGAAATTCTTCTATCGCAATGTGCTCCACGAGAGATTTAATGAAGAGATACCCCTCGCCAAGAAGAAGGAAAAATTGCCCGTGGTACTATCTCGGGATGAGGTGAAGAGAATGATCTATGGAACTCATAATATTAAGCATCGCCTTGTTCTGATGTTTCTTTATTATGCTGGAATGAGATTGCAAGAGGTGCGAAACATCCGCTGGGAAGATGTTGAGTTTGAAAGGGAAATAATTCACATAAAGGTCGCAAAGGGAGATAAAGAAAGGGTGGTTTTCCTGCATCCAAATTTAAAGAACACGCTTGAGATTTACGGGAGGAAATCAAAGGGATACGTTTTCATGTCGCAAAGAGGAAAGAAATACTCTCCCAAATCTATTCAATTAATAGTGAAAAACGCTGCTAGAAGAGCAAAAATAAACAAAAATGTAACTCCCCACACCCTGCGGCACTCCTTTGCCACTCATCTGCTTGAAGGAGGCGCGGATATAAGGTATATTCAGCAGCTTTTAGGGCACAAGCATCTCAAAACTACACAGATTTATACTCATGTGGCAAATAAAGACATAAAGAAACTCGCTCAATTGATATAG
- a CDS encoding GTPase translates to MYRNIPTVLTAEEIIDKMFRRSKKVEVPLSKNRLRFHKNLSIAKIYTARDVAVSTLKKYVDSFPYINKLHPFYRTLLDLLVDKDEYKKALASLVWAMEKISGFADKYARKIKGVGKVEEAIKFRKEFYGRTSSILKQIAPKLRYLGQVRDIIRKLPDINPELPTVVIAGYPNVGKSELVSKMSTAKPEIASYPFTTKGIVVGHMEIRGRRVQIVDTPGLLDRPLEKRNRIEKEAILALKYLADVIVFLLDPSETCGYSMDEQLKLLKEIKKDFDIPILEVENKVDLLCTDSQRIKISAKTGEGLEKLMGEVIARMEL, encoded by the coding sequence CATTCCCACAGTGCTCACGGCAGAAGAGATAATCGATAAGATGTTTAGGCGCTCTAAGAAAGTCGAGGTGCCTTTAAGCAAGAATCGCCTTAGATTTCATAAGAATCTCAGCATTGCAAAGATTTACACTGCGAGAGATGTGGCCGTGAGCACGCTTAAGAAGTATGTGGATTCCTTTCCTTACATTAACAAACTTCATCCATTCTATCGTACCCTCCTGGATTTGCTTGTGGATAAGGATGAGTATAAGAAGGCACTTGCCTCCTTGGTTTGGGCAATGGAGAAAATAAGCGGTTTCGCCGATAAATACGCCCGCAAAATCAAGGGAGTTGGAAAGGTGGAAGAGGCCATAAAGTTCCGCAAAGAGTTCTATGGACGAACCTCCTCAATTCTCAAGCAGATTGCACCCAAACTGAGATATTTGGGACAAGTTCGCGATATAATAAGAAAATTGCCGGATATCAATCCTGAATTGCCTACAGTGGTTATTGCTGGCTATCCTAATGTTGGGAAATCAGAATTGGTATCAAAGATGAGCACTGCCAAGCCAGAGATAGCATCCTATCCATTCACCACAAAAGGAATCGTGGTTGGACATATGGAGATTCGGGGCAGAAGAGTGCAGATAGTAGACACGCCAGGCCTTTTAGACAGACCTTTGGAAAAGAGAAACAGGATAGAGAAGGAGGCAATTCTTGCATTAAAATATCTGGCAGATGTTATAGTTTTTCTCCTTGATCCTTCGGAGACATGCGGGTACAGCATGGATGAGCAACTCAAACTTCTAAAAGAGATAAAGAAGGATTTCGACATTCCGATTTTGGAGGTAGAGAACAAGGTAGATTTGCTCTGCACCGATTCCCAGCGCATCAAGATTTCTGCGAAGACGGGAGAAGGGTTGGAGAAGTTGATGGGTGAGGTTATTGCGAGGATGGAGTTGTGA